TCGCATCATTGAAGAGGCTCTCGCCCTCGAGGATGACGAGGAGCCGATGCGGCGGACGGAGCTGCTTGAGGACGGCGGTCGCGGCCGCCGCGTCAGGGGGCGCGACGATCGCGCCGAGCGCGACCGCGACGGCCCAGGGCATGCCGGGCACGAGCAGGCGGGCCACCACCGCGACGACGACGATGGTGAGTGCAACGGCGCCGATGGCGAGGCCGGCGACGGTCCGCCAGTTCGCCCGGAGGTCGCGCGGGGACGCATCGAACGCGGCGTCCAGCAGCACCGGCGCGACGAAGAGCGTGAGCGCGAGCTCGGGATCCAGGACGAGCGTCGGCGTGCCAGGAACGAGCGCCAGGCCCGCGCCAGCGAGCGCCACCATCGCCGGGTAGGGAGTCCCGATGCGCTGGGACAGCGCGGTGAGGCCCGCACCGGCGAGCAACAACGCGATGATGATCTCGAAGACGTGCATGCGTCCTATTTCCTCGACCTCTCCTGGGTCTCGGCGATGGAATGACACGAAGAGAAATACGCCCTGGTCCCGCGGAGGACCAGTCGCCATGGAGGCAATGGGCTGTTAAGCCCTGCTTGATAATGCACCGCCGCCTCGCTGGCGGCCGGCGCCAGCTCCGGCACGCAGCGGTGCCCTCGCCTCATCGCCGGGTGAGCTTCACCCAGACGCCGGACTTCGCGCGCAGGGTGGTGCTGAGCAGCAGCTCGGCCACTCGGCCGGGCACGGCCTCCACGTGGAAGCGCTGCGCGAGGCGGGCGAGGATGAGCTGCGCCTCCATCAGCGCGAACTCCTTGCCGATGCACTGCCGCTGGCCCGCGCCGAAGGGCACCCAGGCATGCTTGTGGCGGCCCGCCGAGCGCTCCGGCGTGAAGCGGTCCGGGTCGAAGCGCTCCGGTGCTTCCCATTCCCCCGGGTGGCGGTGGATGTGGTGCACCATCACGGCCATGGACTTGCCGGCGGGGATGCGGAAACCATCGATGACGTCCTCCTCCACCGCCTTGCGTGCCACCCAGTACACCGGTGGGTAGAGCCGCAGCGATTCCTGCGCCACGTTGCGGCACCAGGCGAGCGACGTCAGGTCCGCGAACCCGGGCACGCGCGTGCCCACCGCGCGCTCCACCTCGGCCTGGAGCCGCTGGAAGAGGTGAGGCTGCTGGGTGAGGGCGTGCATGGCCCACGCCATGGTCACCGAAGTCGTCTCGTAGCCGGCGAGGAAGAGCGTCACCGCCTCGTCGCGCAGCTCCCGCTGGCTCATCCGCTCGCCGGACTCCTCGTCCACCATGTCCAGCAGCAGGGAGAGCAGGGTGGCCTCTCCACCCGTGTCCCGGCGCGCCCGCTCGATGACGCCGAACACCGTCTCGTCGATGGTGCGCAGGGCCTCCCGGTAGCGGGCGCGGCCGGGAACGGGCACCCAGCCGGGCAGGGACTGGGTCGCGAAGCCGAGCAGGATGAAGTCGATGACGTAGACGAGCGCATTCGCCACGCGCTCCGTCTCGCTGGGCTCCAGCCCCGCGCCGAACATGGTGCGCACCATCACGTTCATCGTCACGCGGTTGAAGGCCCGGGCGATGTCGAAGGGCTCGCCCGCCGCGGCGGCGGCCTCCCAGCCCTCCAGGCACTCGTCGATGGCCTCCACCATCTTCTGTGTCAGGGCCGCGAGGCGCTGGTGGTGGAAGGCCGGCTGCATCATCCGCCGCTGGCGCATCCAGAAGTCCCCCTCGCTCATGGCCAGGCCGTTGCCGAGCAGGGTGCGCAGGGAGTCGAACACGGGACCGCTCTTGCCGTAGCTGCGCGCCCGGTCCACGAAGACGTGCTGGGCGTGGCGCGGATGGCAGAGCAACACCACCTCACCGACCTTCAGGTCGAGCGTGAAGATGTCTCCGTGCCGCTCGCGCAGCTCGGAGACGTAATCGAGCTTCCGGGTCAGCAGCTCCGGCAGGGTCCCCAGCAAGGGGAGGCCTGGGACGCGGGGCGGTGTCTGCATGTTGGCGGCGTGGCGCAAGTAGGCTCCCCTGGCTGGACGAGGAGAGCATAGACCCACACCCTCAGTCCGGTCTTCAGCTCCGGGCCCCCATCCCGGGGGAATGGAGGCCCGTGATACTTTCACTCGCCTTGCCTACCCCGCGAAGGAGAGCTTCATGACACAGGCCGCGAGCGCGTCGTCTCCCCGTAGTTACAATCTCTTCGATCCCGGAATGTTCGACAACCCGTTCCGCATCTACAACGAGATGCGCGAGGCGGATCCCGTCTACTGGTGTGAGCCGTTGCAGGGATGGATGATCTCCCGCTACGCGGACTGCGTGACGGCTCTGCGCGATGGGGCGCGCTTCTCGGCCGCGCGCATGGCGCACCTGGTGGCGGCGCAGGCGCCGGACGTCAAGCCGGACGACATGCCGTTCTCCTTCCGCCTCAACACCCTGGGGATCATCTTCCAGGACGGGTCGGCGCACGTCCGCCTGCGCAGCCATGCCAACCGGGCCTTCACGCCTCGCGCGCTCGAGGCCTATCAGGCCCTGGTGCGCGACACGGTGGACCAGCTCGTGACCGATGCACTGGCCCGGGGCAGCATGGATTACCAGAAGGACTTCGCCGAGCCGCTGCCGGCCATCATCATCGCCCGCATCTTCGGCGTGCCCGTGCAGGACCGGCACCGCTTCAAGCAGTGGACCGAGGATCTGACACTCTTCTTCAGCCAGGGCGTTTCGGACCGCGCTGGCGCCCAGCGCGCCGAGGCGGGTGCCCGGGACTTCGGTGCCTACCTGCAGGATCTGATCGACAAGCGCCGCCGCGAGCCCGGCGAGGACATGCTCAGCTACCTCATCGAGGGCGAGAGCGAGGGCCGCATCACCGCCGAGGAGCTCGTGGTCCAGGCGGTGATGCTGATCGCCGCCGGCCACATCACCACGCTGGACATGCTCGGTACGGGCATGCTCGCGCTCCTGGAGAACCCGGCCGAGCTGCGCCGCGTCCAGGAGTCGCCCGAGCTGTTGCCCAATGCCATCGAGGAGTTGCTGCGTTTCCAGAGCCCCGTGCAGATCATGCACCGGTTGGTGGCGGAGGACGTGGAGATGGGCGGCCAGCGGATGCGCAAGGGCCAGCTCGCCTACATCAACTTCGCGGCGGCCAACAGGGATCCCCGGGTGTTCTCGGAGCCGGACCGCCTGGACGTGGGCCGGGCCAACGCGAAGCAGCACCTGGCCTTCGGTGGTGGCGCCCACTACTGCGTGGGGGCCAACCTCTCGCGCATGGAGGCGGAGCGGGCCTTCGGAGAGCTCTTCCGGCGCATGCCGGGTCTCCGGATCTCGGCCGAGCCCGTCTGGCGCCGGCATGGGCTGGTGTACCGCGGCCTGGCCTCGCTGCCCATCTCCTGGTGAGGGTGCCGGGTCATTGCCCTCCAAGCGGGCTCTCCTGGCTGGACGAGGAGAGCCCTGGCCCATGGGCGTTTCATGGGCGGGTCATTGGCAGACGTGGCTGTCGTCCAGGCCCAGCAATGTGACCTCGAGCGGCGGGGCGGAAAGTCGCTCGAGGAGGGCGTTCACCCGGCAGCGCGGAAGAGCAGGGGAGGAATAGATGTAGAGCGAGTCGGAGATGAGCCGGGCGGCCGGCAGCTCGAGCGTCTCCAGGACCGGGTTGTCGGCGAGGCCCAGCGAGGTGGCCGTTGCCAGTCTGGGAAACTGGATGGACTTCAGCTGCTCGTTCTCCTGGCCCGCCCGTCCGATGATGATGATCCATGCGTGACGCAGGGATGGCAGGCGGAAGCTCGTGAAGCCGCTGTACAGGACCTGCATGTAGGACGCCACGCTCGTGAGCGAGGCCAGTCCCTCCGCCGAAGTGAGTCGGGCATTTCCGTAGAGCAGAAGCTGATTCCCTATGGAGGTCACGTTGCGCAGGCCGGAGAGCGTCGTGAGCGCATCGTTGTCGGCGATGTAGACCCAGCCGCCCACGCTCCGCAGCGCGGGTGCGTCGAACGTGGTCAGGCCCGCGTTGTCCCAGAGGTTGAACTCTCCCAGGAGCTCCTGGAGGAGGGGCAACGAGAAGGAGGCCAGCGCCTCCGTGTCGCGGACGATGAACTTCTTGCCGACGTGGTAGAGCACGGGCAATTCCAGCCGCTGGAGCCGCGGCATCCTGGCGATGACCAGGTCCTCCAACGCATAATTGAGCGACGGGAGGTGTACCTCCGTGGCGGCGCAGTCGGCGATGGAGAGCGAGCGGACCTGCTGCAGTCTGGGAAACTCGAGCCGGCTCGAGGCCACATTCAACAGGGAGATCCTGTCCGCCCAGTACAGATGGGGAAGACCGAACACCGTGAGCTTGGGATTCGCGTACACCAGAATGCTGGCGCTCACGTTCATGAGCGATGCGAGCTCCATTCCCACCAGCTCGGGGTTCTCGGTGACGCGCAGCTCCCCACTCACATCGCGTAGGGCCCCCAGGTCCACCCGGTCCAGCTTCGGGATGCTGGTGATGATGACGGAGCCGCCGACCCGCTCCAGTGCTGGGAGCGAGACGTTGCGCAGCTCGCGCAGGTAATCCAGATCGAGAGTACCGCCGATGTACTTCAACGCCGGAAGGTCCACGTTGACGACCTTGTCCGTGTAGTCGATCCGCAGGTCTCCGATGATGGCCTCCACGTCCTGGAGCGCCAGCAGCTCCACCTGGGAGCGGATGTCCACGCTGCCGAGGATGACCCGGTCGCAAACGTACTCCGTCTTCGCCACCTCTGAATCCTGCAGGATGCCGTCACCGTTGGTGTCGGGTCCGCTCCGCACCGCCGCCCCCTCTCCGGGGCAGTGGGAACCAGCCAGCACGGCCTCCACCCGCACGAGCTCTCGCGTCTCACACACGTATCGGGTGTCCAGGACCTCCCCATCATCGAGGACACCGTCGCGATCGCGATCCAGTCCGTTGAGGATGCGCCGTCCGCCCGCCGGGCAGTTGACCCCCGGAGTCTCCACTTCGAGGCGCAGCAATGCCTGAGGGGCGGCGTCGTGGCACAGGTACTCGGTGGTGGTGACCTCCGCAGGGTCCAGGACGTCATTGCCGTTCGTATCCGGGCCCGTCAGCAGCGCCGTACCCCCATGGGGGCAGTGGGTCCCTTCTGGCTCGGGGACGATCCGTGAGCGCTGCCCGGGTTGCTGACACGCGTAGTGCGTCTCCTCGATCTCCTCATCCGCCAGACGCCCATCCTGGTTGGTGTCGTGGCCGGTGTGGATGACCGTTCCTCCCAGAGGGCAGGAAGCCCCGCGTGCTACGTCTTCCACCCGGACGAGCCGCTCCGGCTTCACGAGTGGCTCGGGCTCCTCCACGCGGCCACACCCAAGTCCACACATCAAGACGAATCCGCTGATGGCCGCAATCCCCCACTTGCTCATGCGCGCACTCTCTAGTGGAAGTTTTCATCGAAAGCCAGCAGGAGGGGCTGTCTTTGGCGGAGGATTTCCCGATGAAGAACCTGGACCAGGCCCTGGAATTTCCCACGACCCGACGCGATCCGGAGAGCGGCTACACGTTGCACGGCAGGCGGTTC
This is a stretch of genomic DNA from Archangium violaceum. It encodes these proteins:
- a CDS encoding cytochrome P450, producing MQTPPRVPGLPLLGTLPELLTRKLDYVSELRERHGDIFTLDLKVGEVVLLCHPRHAQHVFVDRARSYGKSGPVFDSLRTLLGNGLAMSEGDFWMRQRRMMQPAFHHQRLAALTQKMVEAIDECLEGWEAAAAAGEPFDIARAFNRVTMNVMVRTMFGAGLEPSETERVANALVYVIDFILLGFATQSLPGWVPVPGRARYREALRTIDETVFGVIERARRDTGGEATLLSLLLDMVDEESGERMSQRELRDEAVTLFLAGYETTSVTMAWAMHALTQQPHLFQRLQAEVERAVGTRVPGFADLTSLAWCRNVAQESLRLYPPVYWVARKAVEEDVIDGFRIPAGKSMAVMVHHIHRHPGEWEAPERFDPDRFTPERSAGRHKHAWVPFGAGQRQCIGKEFALMEAQLILARLAQRFHVEAVPGRVAELLLSTTLRAKSGVWVKLTRR
- a CDS encoding cytochrome P450, which translates into the protein MFDNPFRIYNEMREADPVYWCEPLQGWMISRYADCVTALRDGARFSAARMAHLVAAQAPDVKPDDMPFSFRLNTLGIIFQDGSAHVRLRSHANRAFTPRALEAYQALVRDTVDQLVTDALARGSMDYQKDFAEPLPAIIIARIFGVPVQDRHRFKQWTEDLTLFFSQGVSDRAGAQRAEAGARDFGAYLQDLIDKRRREPGEDMLSYLIEGESEGRITAEELVVQAVMLIAAGHITTLDMLGTGMLALLENPAELRRVQESPELLPNAIEELLRFQSPVQIMHRLVAEDVEMGGQRMRKGQLAYINFAAANRDPRVFSEPDRLDVGRANAKQHLAFGGGAHYCVGANLSRMEAERAFGELFRRMPGLRISAEPVWRRHGLVYRGLASLPISW
- a CDS encoding DUF7151 family protein; this translates as MSKWGIAAISGFVLMCGLGCGRVEEPEPLVKPERLVRVEDVARGASCPLGGTVIHTGHDTNQDGRLADEEIEETHYACQQPGQRSRIVPEPEGTHCPHGGTALLTGPDTNGNDVLDPAEVTTTEYLCHDAAPQALLRLEVETPGVNCPAGGRRILNGLDRDRDGVLDDGEVLDTRYVCETRELVRVEAVLAGSHCPGEGAAVRSGPDTNGDGILQDSEVAKTEYVCDRVILGSVDIRSQVELLALQDVEAIIGDLRIDYTDKVVNVDLPALKYIGGTLDLDYLRELRNVSLPALERVGGSVIITSIPKLDRVDLGALRDVSGELRVTENPELVGMELASLMNVSASILVYANPKLTVFGLPHLYWADRISLLNVASSRLEFPRLQQVRSLSIADCAATEVHLPSLNYALEDLVIARMPRLQRLELPVLYHVGKKFIVRDTEALASFSLPLLQELLGEFNLWDNAGLTTFDAPALRSVGGWVYIADNDALTTLSGLRNVTSIGNQLLLYGNARLTSAEGLASLTSVASYMQVLYSGFTSFRLPSLRHAWIIIIGRAGQENEQLKSIQFPRLATATSLGLADNPVLETLELPAARLISDSLYIYSSPALPRCRVNALLERLSAPPLEVTLLGLDDSHVCQ